The following are encoded in a window of Dysidea avara chromosome 4, odDysAvar1.4, whole genome shotgun sequence genomic DNA:
- the LOC136254428 gene encoding short-chain collagen C4-like — protein sequence MKGDKGEKGSSGLPGSTGLTGPQGAVGQKGTKGDKEDINGGTVYVRWGHDQYPSTAQLVYSGRAGGSWYGNSGSGSNPQCLPLNPTYLKTKIGYETLVSDIFGAEYETSVFGFAKSVHNHDVVCAVCYVSQRFAVYMVPAQYTCPSGWTREYYGYLMAERWNHNRSQYTCIDKALVTVFRTGANNDGLTFYPEEGRCGSLPCPPYDDNKELTCAVCTK from the coding sequence ATGAAAGGGGATAAAGGAGAAAAGGGTAGTAGTGGATTACCAGGATCAACAGGACTGACTGGTCCACAAGGAGCTGTGGGTCAAAAAGGTACCAAAGGAGATAAGGAAGATATAAATGGAGGAACTGTGTATGTAAGATGGGGACATGATCAGTATCCATCAACTGCTCAACTGGTGTATAGTGGAAGAGCTGGTGGATCTTGGTATGGTAATAGTGGTAGTGGCAGTAATCCCCAGTGCTTACCCCTTAATCCTACCTATCTAAAAACAAAAATAGGGTATGAAACCTTAGTTTCAGATATATTTGGCGCAGAATATGAAACGAGTGTTTTTGGCTTTGCCAAGTCTGTTCACAACCATGATGTGGTTTGTGCTGTATGCTATGTCAGTCAGCGTTTTGCAGTCTATATGGTTCCGGCTCAGTACACTTGTCCAAGTGGATGGACCAGAGAGTACTACGGATATTTAATGGCTGAACGTTGGAATCATAATCGATCACAATACACTTGTATTGATAAAGCACTTGTGACTGTTTTTAGAACAGGGGCTAACAATGATGGTCTAACATTCTACCCTGAGGAGGGAAGATGTGGATCACTACCTTGTCCTCCATATGATGACAATAAAGAACTCACATGTGCTGTGTGTACTAAATAA